In Methanofastidiosum sp., the genomic stretch TGAAAGGTCAATATTTCCAAGGCTATTTGTTCGATAATATTCTTTGTAATTTCGTTTTTCTCAACGAGATTTTTCATTATATATTCTTCAGGCACCCTCTTCATCACGACTGTATATTCCAAAGGCAGCCCCGCCCCGGACAATACCAAGTTACCACCGTCTTTGGTAAGAGGAGAAACTTTGACATAGATATCAGGACTTAACAAGCTATTTATTCTAAGCTCCTCTCTGCAGTAAAACTCTCTTTTTTCGAGAGTTGAATAATCAAGGAATGAAAACTTTGCATCTTTCTTAATTTTATACGCATAGTTTTTAGTGAGAAATACATATGAAACGTGAGTTTCCTTAACTTCTTCTATCTTTTCATTGAAAGTATTATCATCAATCATGGATTTAAGATGCTCGTTCATTAAAAATATAGCAATATCTATATTTAAAAGGTTTTATGGCACAAGATGGCCCTAGAAATTGAAAGAAGCTCTAATTAGCTTCTTTTTTGATTTATTTAGCTTTATTCTTTTAGATTAAAATTTAAAAATAAGTGTTTCACCCGAAACTTTAAAATAGACAGAAAAAGCTTGATTAATGTGGTTTAATGTGTGGAATCGTTGGCATTATCAATGATGGCAAAATATCGATAAAAAATGACCTCTTAAATTCTTTAAAGAGACTTGAATACAGGGGTTATGATTCAGTAGGCTACGCCGATGTCAAGGGCAATGTGGAAAAGGATGTAGGCGAAATATCAAAATTCATTGAAACTCTAAATGATTCAAATACTTCATGTGCGATTTCTCACACGAGATGGGCAACGCATGGTGGAGTTACAAAAATAAATTCCCACCCCCACTGGGACTGTAACAAGAACATATTTACAGTTCATAACGGTATAATTGAAAATTATCAGGAGCTAAAGAAGGAGCTTACAGAAAAGGGCCACGTTTTTATCACAGAGACAGATTCAGAAGTTATTCCACATTTTTTTGAGGAAGAGCTGAAATCAAAGAGCATGATTGATGCAATAAAGAGTTTCATGAAAAGAATTGAAGGTACATATGCTATTCTTATCATTGAAAAAGATAAAAACATTATATACGCAATTAAGAAAGATTCTCCCCTTGTTTTGGGACTTGGCAAGGACAGATTATATCTGGCATCTGATATCTACGCATTTTCTGATTCCACAAATAAGGCCATATTTTTTGAAGATGAGGAGTTTGCGGTAATTGAGCCCAAAAAATACACTTTCTATGATAAGGAAGGTAAGGAAATCAAAAAAGAAATTTACGAGTTCACCTGGGCAATCCCCCAAGAAGAGTCAATCCAGAACTACCCCCATTATATGATAAAGGAGATCCATGAGCAGCCCATATCCTCTCAAAGACTGATTAACTCTCTTGACGGTGAGCAACATGATAAGATTAATAAAATTGCCCAGCTTGTCAAGAATTCAAAGAGAGTTGTTTTTACAGCTGCAGGAAGCTCGTATTATGCTTCTCTTCTAGGCATATATTTCCTCAATAGAGTTGGGGTAAATGCCCACACACTTATTGCAAGTGAGTTCCAAAATTTTATGCTCGTTGACAAGGATACTCTATTTATCGCGATATCACAGAGTGGGGAAACAATGGATGTTGTTGCTGCCGCAAAGTGGGCAAGAGAGAGAGGGGCCAAAATAGTATCCCTTGTAAACGTCCCACATTCGACACTACAAAGGATTTCAGATATTTCTCTTGAGATACATGCGGGACCAGAGATCTGTGTGGCGGCTACAAAGACCTTTACAAATCAGGTAGTTGCACTTTTGTATTTATCTTATCTATTAGGATTTTCTGTCAATATGAAGACAATCCCTCAAAAAATTGATTATGTAATTAAAGAAAATGAAGAGGCTATCAAAAAAATGGCCGATGAGCTTTATGAGAAAAAAGACATATACATCATCGGAAGGGGGCTATCCTATCCGCCTTCAAGAGAGATGGCCTTGAAACTAAAGGAAATTTCATACATACATGCTGAAGGTATGATGGGTGGAGAGCTAAAGCACGGCACCATCGCTCTAATAGAGCCAGGCACACCAGTCATTGCATTGATCCCTGGTAAGGATTTTGATATGTTCTCAAATGCCAAGGAAGTTGAAGCAAGAGGGGCTAGAGTAATTACAATTGCAAATATGATGGACTCTGACTTCAAAATTGATGTTACAATAAATGACGGAAAGTTTGCCATTTTGTCAGTTGTGATAGGGCAACTGCTTACATACTATATTGCAAAGAAAAAAGGACTTCCAATAGATAAGCCAAGAAATCTTGCAAAGTCAGTGACCGTCAAGTAATCAAAGCCCTTGCCATATTTTATCTCCGACGTAATGAAGATTTTTTACTACTTTTCCTTCTTTCATCGAAGAGATATCTTCGAAAGAATACATTGCGATGCCAACTGCTATTGGCTTTCCATGTTTTTCATCTATAATAATTACTGGCCCGTTTTTTTCGATTTGACTATCAACTTCTCTAATTCCTGGTTTCATTACATCCGCACCCTTTGTAATGAATGGGACAGCCCCCATATCTACGATAATTTTTCTAGGTATCTCATCTTTTCTTAAAGAAACTAAAAGTTTCAAAGAAGGTATGAAATTATCTTTCAATTTCAAAAAAGATGGAGCGTCGTTCACGTATATTATGTCGATGTTTTCATCTAAATTTGAGATCTTAAAAGAGGATTTGCTGTCAATGTTTTGCAAAATATTATCTCCAAAAAGGTTTCGAATAGAGTTTAAAACTTCTTTTATTTCTCCTTTTTTTAAGTCATGAACCGGTTTTTTCTTCATATAAGTTTTATATGCCTTTATTATGTATTTAAGTTTATAGGGAAATCTTTTTAGAGTATTTCGCCGTTAACTTTAAATACTATTTTATTCTGATTCCATAATAGGTGATATATTGGCTCAAAGACCACTCGACATCATACACAGAGCTTTGGATTCAAATGTCCTAGTAGAGCTTAAAGGCGGTAGAGAGTTCAGAGGAACTCTTAAAGGTTATGATATTCATATGAATCTTGTAATGGAGTCAGCCGAAGAACTTCAGAACGGAGAATCAGTAAGAAAGCTGGGACATGTAGTTGTAAGAGGAGACAACGTTGTTTTGATTTCACCAAGTTTGGAGGATTAATATGAGTAAAGGAACACCTTCCTACGGTAAGAGGAACAATAAAACACATGTAAGATGCAGAAGGTGTGGAAATCATTCATATCATGCTTCTCATGGTATCTGTGCATCATGTGGCTTTGGTAAATCTGCAAAGATGAGAAGCTACAATTGGTGTAAACGGAAATGATTGACACAAGGATTATAGTTGAAGGAGTTTCTGATGTTGAGACCTTGTCAAAGGCTATTCAAGATTTAGCCTTAGGTTCTGAATTTGGAGTTACAATTTCCTCTATAATTCCTACTACTAACATTGAAATTGCTAAAAAATCAATAGTTGGTTCTGATATTGTTTTAATTGCAA encodes the following:
- the glmS gene encoding glutamine--fructose-6-phosphate transaminase (isomerizing); translation: MCGIVGIINDGKISIKNDLLNSLKRLEYRGYDSVGYADVKGNVEKDVGEISKFIETLNDSNTSCAISHTRWATHGGVTKINSHPHWDCNKNIFTVHNGIIENYQELKKELTEKGHVFITETDSEVIPHFFEEELKSKSMIDAIKSFMKRIEGTYAILIIEKDKNIIYAIKKDSPLVLGLGKDRLYLASDIYAFSDSTNKAIFFEDEEFAVIEPKKYTFYDKEGKEIKKEIYEFTWAIPQEESIQNYPHYMIKEIHEQPISSQRLINSLDGEQHDKINKIAQLVKNSKRVVFTAAGSSYYASLLGIYFLNRVGVNAHTLIASEFQNFMLVDKDTLFIAISQSGETMDVVAAAKWARERGAKIVSLVNVPHSTLQRISDISLEIHAGPEICVAATKTFTNQVVALLYLSYLLGFSVNMKTIPQKIDYVIKENEEAIKKMADELYEKKDIYIIGRGLSYPPSREMALKLKEISYIHAEGMMGGELKHGTIALIEPGTPVIALIPGKDFDMFSNAKEVEARGARVITIANMMDSDFKIDVTINDGKFAILSVVIGQLLTYYIAKKKGLPIDKPRNLAKSVTVK
- a CDS encoding DUF1947 domain-containing protein; amino-acid sequence: MKKKPVHDLKKGEIKEVLNSIRNLFGDNILQNIDSKSSFKISNLDENIDIIYVNDAPSFLKLKDNFIPSLKLLVSLRKDEIPRKIIVDMGAVPFITKGADVMKPGIREVDSQIEKNGPVIIIDEKHGKPIAVGIAMYSFEDISSMKEGKVVKNLHYVGDKIWQGL
- a CDS encoding small nuclear ribonucleoprotein (Enables 3` processing of polyadenylated mRNAs and tRNA precursors), which codes for MAQRPLDIIHRALDSNVLVELKGGREFRGTLKGYDIHMNLVMESAEELQNGESVRKLGHVVVRGDNVVLISPSLED
- a CDS encoding 50S ribosomal protein L37e codes for the protein MSKGTPSYGKRNNKTHVRCRRCGNHSYHASHGICASCGFGKSAKMRSYNWCKRK